The following coding sequences lie in one Lolium perenne isolate Kyuss_39 chromosome 2, Kyuss_2.0, whole genome shotgun sequence genomic window:
- the LOC127329686 gene encoding GDSL esterase/lipase At5g03600-like — protein MKILSICILFLVLNVARVESRPNPDDRPKLRHLFVFGDSFGDNGNTRKPPVDPVLGSAVESEDSRQWFFPYGSFTDRRDNPTGRFSNYMVQSDLVANIMGLDVAPPAYMLTERNTWDKSGMTFAIGGSTVYHPPSNKKRVSTLRHQVDRFESLIADGTISRKHVEHSVALIAFSGNDYVTVGDAGGMDMGINDFIREVTTEIVTNVQRLQEMGVAKVLINNVPPVGCAPSQTMPNGFTRCDRGGNNYATVHNRNLKRLLKEMEDVHIIDINNAFTNIVDGDNTEVSSFFDERLAPCCQSIDPNGYCGQLGQSDTDYRYTLCEKADKYFYWDDMNPTQAGWETVMEQLEDPIKEFLGLN, from the exons ATGAAGATCCTCTCGATCTGCATCCTCTTCCTCGTGCTCAATG TTGCTCGTGTGGAGTCTAGGCCGAACCCTGACGATCGTCCCAAGCTGCGCCACCTCTTCGTCTTCGGCGACTCCTTCGGCGACAACGGCAACACGCGGAAGCCGCCGGTGGATCCCGTCCTGGGCTCGGCCGTTGAATCAGAGGATTCACGGCAGTGGTTCTTCCCCTACGGCTCCTTTACCGACCGGCGCGACAACCCCACCGGCCGCTTCTCCAACTATATGGTCCAATCTGATCTCGTCG CAAACATCATGGGGCTCGACGTAGCACCTCCGGCGTACATGCTCACGGAGAGGAACACCTGGGACAAGTCTGGCATGACCTTCGCCATCGGCGGCTCCACCGTGTACCACCCTCCTAGTAATAAGAAGAGGGTGTCCACCCTCCGCCACCAGGTCGATAGGTTTGAGTCCCTCATCGCCGACGGAACCATCTCCAGGAAGCATGTCGAGCACTCCGTCGCCCTCATCGCCTTCTCCGGCAACGACTACGTCACCGTCGGCGACGCTGGTGGCATGGACATGGGCATCAACGATTTTATCAGGGAAGTGACGACGGAGATTGTCACTAACGTGCAGCGCCTGCAGGAGATGGGGGTGGCCAAGGTTCTCATCAACAATGTTCCCCCCGTCGGCTGCGCGCCGTCGCAGACCATGCCCAACGGCTTCACCAGGTGCGACCGCGGAGGCAACAATTACGCTACTGTCCACAACAGGAACCTCAAGAGGCTGCTTAAAGAGATGGAAGACGTGCACATTATTGATATCAACAACGCCTTCACCAACATTGTTGACG GCGACAACACGGAGGTCTCAAGCTTCTTCGACGAGAGGTTGGCGCCATGCTGCCAGAGTATCGATCCGAATGGGTATTGTGGTCAGCTGGGCCAGTCTGACACGGACTACCGTTACACCCTTTGCGAGAAAGCTGACAAGTATTTCTACTGGGATGACATGAACCCCACCCAGGCCGGATGGGAGACAGTCATGGAGCAGTTGGAAGACCCCATCAAGGAGTTCCTAGGACTCAATTAG